A genomic stretch from Deinococcus sp. YIM 134068 includes:
- a CDS encoding uracil-DNA glycosylase has protein sequence MQTRSLGLPDVRGARAAQRLAPHVAPLNLWVEAQAAASGRWFPALDPHDGGVGARVLLLLESPGPVVSRTGFVSMDNPDGTAENLRCLLHLSGLRRGDVAVWNAVPWQMSENGVVTPRPAQYAEAAPLTRHLLSLMPELRAVVLVGRHAQAAWPEVGSGLPTLACPHPSPQNFNARWRSAGVALGALVSARELLRDEKSAHPHTGLDAPPADG, from the coding sequence GTGCAGACCCGGAGCCTAGGTCTTCCCGACGTGCGGGGGGCACGCGCGGCCCAGCGCCTCGCCCCCCACGTCGCGCCGCTCAATCTGTGGGTGGAGGCGCAGGCCGCCGCCTCGGGCCGCTGGTTTCCCGCCCTCGACCCGCATGACGGCGGCGTGGGGGCGCGGGTTCTCCTGCTGCTCGAATCACCCGGCCCGGTGGTGAGCCGCACGGGCTTCGTCTCGATGGACAACCCGGACGGGACGGCGGAGAACCTGCGCTGCCTGTTGCATCTCTCCGGCCTGCGGCGGGGGGACGTGGCCGTGTGGAACGCGGTGCCGTGGCAGATGAGCGAGAACGGCGTCGTGACGCCCCGGCCTGCCCAATACGCCGAGGCCGCGCCGCTGACCCGGCACCTGCTCTCGCTCATGCCGGAGCTGCGTGCTGTGGTCCTCGTCGGTCGGCACGCACAGGCGGCCTGGCCGGAGGTGGGGTCGGGTCTGCCCACCCTCGCCTGCCCGCACCCCAGCCCGCAGAACTTCAACGCGCGGTGGCGGTCGGCGGGAGTGGCTTTAGGTGCCCTCGTGAGCGCCCGTGAGCTGTTGCGGGATGAGAAAAGCGCCCACCCTCACACGGGGTTGGACGCTCCTCCTGCTGACGGCTGA
- a CDS encoding Lrp/AsnC family transcriptional regulator → MVTAIVMVQAERQRIQETAEALAGVPNVREVYSVTGEWDIVAILRLARYEDLDDVVTGHLRKVAGITRTQTMLAFRTYSEALLDQGFGVGLDEGTGG, encoded by the coding sequence ATGGTCACTGCAATCGTGATGGTGCAGGCGGAGCGGCAGCGAATTCAGGAGACCGCCGAGGCGCTGGCGGGCGTGCCGAATGTGCGCGAGGTGTACTCGGTGACGGGCGAGTGGGACATCGTGGCGATCCTGCGCCTCGCCCGCTACGAGGACCTCGATGACGTGGTGACGGGGCACCTGCGGAAGGTGGCGGGCATCACCCGCACCCAGACGATGCTCGCCTTCCGCACCTACAGCGAGGCCTTGCTCGATCAGGGTTTCGGGGTGGGGCTGGACGAGGGGACGGGGGGGTAG
- the tkt gene encoding transketolase, whose translation MTATQQQQSVEQLSVNTIRTLAIDAVQQANSGHPGAPLGAAPMGYVVWQRFLRFNPKNPDWAGRDRFVLSAGHASMLIYSLLHLTGYDMPLDDLKRFRQWGSKTPGHPEFFHTKGLDATTGPLGQGAAMSVGMAMAEAHLAARYNREGFAVFDNDVYSILGDGDLQEGINHESAALAGHLRLGRLIWLHDDNEVQLDTATSQAESDDVAARYRAYGWQVLRVADGNNLDEIEAAIREAKADTGRPSLIQVRTTIGFGSPRAGTSKAHGEPLGADGVASTKAALGWDYPPFTVPDEVRAHMDATERGAKLEAEWQAMFDAYATQYPDLAAEVMALLKRELPGNLESALPTFEPGGKGVATRNASGEVINALARVVPGLMGGSADLSGSTKTTIKDGGTFGAENYAGRNVYFGVREFGMAAAGNGLALYGGPRPLVGTFLVFADYLKPAFRLSAIQMQPVTYVLTHDSIGLGEDGPTHQPIEQLAMLRAVPNARVIRPADANETAAAWLLALEHGTGPTALALSRQDLPVMPRNVEGVRKGAYVVRDVEGAQVILVASGSEVSLAMDTAEALSGEGIAARVVSMPCMELFREQDRSYRDSVLTPGVRRVAIEAASKQPWYEWVGHDGAVVGMETFGASAPAAVLFEKFGFSVENVVRVVKEVL comes from the coding sequence ATGACGGCTACCCAACAACAGCAGAGTGTGGAGCAGCTCAGCGTGAACACCATCCGCACGCTCGCCATCGACGCCGTGCAGCAGGCGAACAGCGGGCACCCCGGCGCACCGCTGGGGGCGGCCCCGATGGGCTACGTGGTGTGGCAGCGCTTCCTGCGCTTCAACCCGAAGAACCCGGATTGGGCGGGCCGCGACCGCTTCGTGCTGTCGGCGGGTCACGCCTCCATGCTGATCTACTCGCTGCTGCACCTCACGGGCTATGACATGCCGCTGGACGACCTCAAGCGCTTCCGGCAGTGGGGCAGCAAGACGCCCGGCCACCCGGAGTTCTTCCACACGAAGGGGCTGGACGCGACGACGGGGCCGCTCGGGCAGGGCGCGGCGATGTCGGTCGGCATGGCGATGGCGGAGGCGCACCTCGCCGCCCGCTACAACCGCGAGGGCTTCGCCGTCTTCGACAACGACGTTTACTCCATCCTCGGCGACGGCGACCTTCAGGAGGGCATCAACCACGAGTCGGCGGCGCTCGCCGGGCACCTGCGGCTCGGCAGGCTGATCTGGCTGCACGACGACAACGAGGTTCAGCTCGACACGGCGACTTCCCAGGCCGAGTCCGACGACGTGGCGGCCCGCTACCGTGCCTACGGCTGGCAGGTGCTGCGCGTGGCCGACGGCAACAATCTGGACGAGATCGAGGCGGCCATCCGCGAGGCGAAGGCCGATACGGGGCGACCCTCCCTGATTCAAGTGCGGACGACCATCGGCTTCGGCAGCCCCCGCGCGGGCACGAGCAAGGCGCACGGCGAGCCGCTGGGGGCCGACGGTGTGGCCTCGACGAAGGCCGCGCTGGGCTGGGACTACCCGCCCTTCACCGTGCCGGACGAGGTGCGCGCCCACATGGACGCGACCGAACGGGGAGCGAAGCTGGAGGCCGAGTGGCAGGCGATGTTCGACGCCTACGCCACCCAGTATCCCGACCTCGCCGCCGAGGTGATGGCCCTCCTCAAGCGGGAGCTGCCGGGGAATCTGGAGAGTGCCCTCCCCACCTTCGAGCCGGGCGGGAAGGGCGTCGCCACGCGCAACGCGAGCGGGGAGGTCATCAACGCGCTGGCGCGGGTGGTGCCCGGTCTGATGGGCGGCAGCGCGGACCTGAGCGGCAGCACGAAGACGACGATCAAGGACGGCGGGACCTTCGGTGCCGAGAACTATGCGGGCCGCAACGTTTACTTCGGGGTGCGCGAGTTCGGCATGGCCGCCGCCGGAAACGGTCTCGCGCTGTACGGCGGTCCGCGCCCGCTGGTGGGCACCTTCCTCGTCTTCGCGGACTACCTCAAGCCCGCCTTCCGGCTCTCGGCGATCCAGATGCAGCCCGTGACCTACGTGCTGACCCACGACTCCATCGGCCTCGGCGAGGACGGCCCCACCCACCAGCCCATCGAGCAGCTCGCCATGCTGCGCGCCGTGCCGAACGCCCGCGTCATCCGCCCCGCCGACGCGAACGAGACCGCCGCCGCGTGGCTCCTCGCGCTGGAGCACGGCACCGGCCCCACCGCGCTCGCGCTCTCCCGCCAGGATTTGCCCGTTATGCCCCGCAACGTCGAGGGCGTGAGGAAGGGCGCTTACGTCGTCCGTGATGTGGAGGGGGCACAGGTCATCCTCGTCGCCTCCGGCTCGGAGGTCAGCCTCGCAATGGATACCGCCGAGGCGCTGAGCGGGGAGGGCATCGCCGCCCGCGTGGTGTCGATGCCGTGCATGGAACTCTTCCGCGAGCAGGACAGGAGCTACCGCGACTCCGTGCTCACACCCGGCGTGCGGCGCGTCGCCATCGAGGCCGCGAGCAAGCAGCCGTGGTACGAGTGGGTGGGCCATGACGGCGCGGTGGTCGGGATGGAGACGTTCGGGGCCTCCGCCCCCGCTGCGGTGCTGTTCGAGAAGTTCGGGTTCTCCGTGGAGAACGTGGTACGGGTGGTGAAGGAAGTGCTGTAG
- the ahbA gene encoding siroheme decarboxylase subunit alpha, giving the protein MTAPAPAATQVSPREQLLNRIQRDIPIVQRPYRVIAEEVGMTEAEALDILREVKAEGVLRQVSAIFDTRTLGYKSSLVAAVYDEDQLDAGAEIVNGHPGVSHNYKRNHSFNLWYTIAVPPESDIEAHVQRLHDLSGARVTRLMPTLHLFKIGVEFDMSGKEDWNAKAAPQYTNADRNIGYEVTDLDRAFVVEFQKDLPVTEEPYADACAALSLSIEEVAAHAARMKAAGALRRVSAVFRHQKAGFTFNAMGVWAVPGDEVAETGRRMAEFKAVSHCYLRPTYPEWPYTIFTMVHGRSKEEAFGKIEAIEREVAPGIDHAILYSTKEYKKIRLEFYKPEFYSWAERHNLT; this is encoded by the coding sequence ATGACCGCTCCCGCTCCCGCCGCCACGCAGGTTTCGCCGCGTGAGCAACTCCTCAACCGCATCCAACGCGACATTCCCATCGTCCAGCGCCCCTACCGCGTGATCGCGGAAGAGGTCGGCATGACCGAAGCCGAGGCGCTGGACATCTTGCGTGAGGTGAAGGCGGAGGGCGTGCTGCGGCAGGTGAGCGCCATCTTCGACACGCGGACGCTGGGGTACAAGTCCAGCCTCGTCGCCGCCGTGTACGACGAGGACCAGCTCGACGCGGGGGCCGAGATCGTGAACGGGCATCCCGGCGTGAGCCACAACTACAAGCGCAACCACAGCTTCAACCTCTGGTACACCATCGCCGTGCCGCCTGAAAGCGACATTGAGGCGCATGTCCAGCGGCTCCACGACCTCAGCGGTGCCCGTGTGACCCGGCTGATGCCGACCCTGCACCTGTTCAAGATCGGGGTGGAGTTCGACATGAGCGGCAAGGAGGACTGGAACGCGAAGGCCGCGCCGCAGTACACGAACGCCGACCGCAACATCGGGTACGAGGTGACGGACCTCGACCGCGCCTTCGTCGTGGAGTTCCAGAAGGACCTGCCCGTGACCGAGGAACCCTATGCCGACGCCTGCGCCGCCCTCAGCCTGAGCATCGAGGAGGTCGCCGCGCACGCCGCGAGGATGAAGGCGGCGGGTGCCTTGCGCCGCGTCTCCGCCGTCTTCCGGCACCAGAAGGCGGGCTTCACCTTCAACGCGATGGGCGTGTGGGCCGTGCCAGGGGACGAGGTGGCCGAGACGGGCCGCCGCATGGCCGAGTTCAAGGCGGTCAGCCACTGCTACCTGCGCCCCACCTACCCCGAGTGGCCCTACACCATCTTCACGATGGTCCACGGGCGCAGCAAGGAGGAGGCGTTCGGCAAGATTGAGGCGATTGAGCGGGAGGTCGCGCCCGGCATCGATCACGCCATCCTGTACTCGACGAAGGAATACAAGAAGATTCGGCTGGAGTTCTATAAGCCGGAGTTCTACAGTTGGGCCGAACGGCACAACCTCACTTGA
- the ddrC gene encoding DNA damage response protein DdrC — translation MKTAPVTLEFGTQRLPASADGLLHAATALTTLGVPMPDNWTAFADDHDLSSPERDFGVGPEATLSATEFAQLSFTLGTPEARRWRKRAQTLLARALTGDVRLAAQIAERNADPEARRWLAARLESTDARRTLMSTVARHGGEGRVYGQLGSISNRSVLGTDSATIRRERGVKQTRDGLRSEELLRLAYLDTATARAIAERGAQGNEAILRLHEHVARRERHLWDNPLPSQTG, via the coding sequence ATGAAGACGGCCCCCGTGACCCTGGAATTCGGCACGCAGCGCCTGCCCGCCAGCGCGGACGGACTGCTGCACGCCGCGACCGCCCTCACCACCCTGGGCGTTCCCATGCCCGACAACTGGACGGCTTTTGCCGACGACCATGATCTGAGCAGCCCCGAGCGTGACTTCGGGGTGGGGCCGGAGGCGACCCTCAGCGCCACCGAGTTCGCGCAGCTTTCCTTCACGCTGGGCACGCCCGAGGCGCGGCGCTGGCGCAAGCGGGCGCAGACCCTGCTCGCCCGCGCGCTGACGGGAGACGTGCGCCTCGCCGCCCAGATCGCCGAGCGCAACGCCGACCCCGAGGCGCGGCGCTGGCTGGCCGCCCGGCTGGAGAGCACCGACGCCCGCCGCACCCTGATGAGCACCGTCGCCCGGCACGGCGGCGAGGGGCGCGTGTACGGCCAGCTCGGTTCCATCAGCAACCGCTCCGTACTCGGCACCGACTCGGCCACCATCCGCCGGGAGCGCGGCGTCAAGCAGACCCGCGACGGCCTGCGGAGTGAAGAACTCCTGCGCCTCGCCTACCTCGACACCGCCACCGCCCGCGCCATCGCCGAGCGCGGCGCGCAGGGCAACGAGGCCATCCTCCGGCTCCACGAACACGTCGCCCGCCGCGAGCGCCACCTGTGGGACAACCCGCTTCCTTCGCAGACGGGCTGA
- a CDS encoding DUF1501 domain-containing protein, whose translation MTVDRRDFLKYSTLAIAATSGMPGFLARAAAQAAAQPASGGKTLVVIQLTGGNDGLNTLVPSSNGAYYAARPNIAIPKKDVLTLTPDLGMHPALKPLMPLWDSGHLAWMENVGYPNPHRSHFASMAIWHTADPTQARAEGWIGRVAEKIGDPFCASNIGGTTPQALRASEFSLPSIGSVDSFQVKLPAGLDGAFERLLNLPRQGEADYLGRATRQMVANTQKVQANAAKYRPGAKYPEGRFGTNLQDAARLIAAGTGQRVLYVSLNGFDTHAGQRADQDELLGTLASGLAAFQTDLETQGLADRVIVMGFSEFGRRVAENASAGTDHGQGSVMFALGQGVRGGVHGDSPDLEDLEDGDIRYKQDFRGVYAGALTTWLGLNARDILGGDFAGPGWIA comes from the coding sequence ATGACCGTGGACCGACGCGACTTTCTCAAGTACTCCACCCTGGCCATCGCCGCCACGAGCGGGATGCCCGGCTTTCTCGCCCGTGCGGCGGCACAGGCGGCGGCCCAGCCCGCCTCTGGGGGCAAGACCCTGGTGGTGATCCAGCTCACCGGGGGCAACGACGGCCTGAATACCCTGGTGCCGTCCTCCAACGGCGCGTATTATGCGGCCCGCCCCAACATCGCCATCCCTAAAAAGGACGTGCTGACCCTCACCCCCGACCTGGGGATGCACCCGGCCCTCAAGCCCCTGATGCCGCTCTGGGACAGCGGGCACCTCGCCTGGATGGAGAACGTGGGCTACCCCAACCCCCACCGCTCCCACTTCGCCAGCATGGCGATCTGGCACACCGCCGACCCCACGCAGGCGCGGGCCGAGGGCTGGATCGGGCGGGTGGCCGAGAAGATCGGCGACCCCTTCTGCGCGTCGAACATCGGGGGCACCACCCCGCAGGCGCTGCGGGCCTCCGAGTTCAGCCTGCCCTCCATCGGCAGCGTGGACAGCTTTCAGGTCAAGCTCCCGGCGGGGCTGGACGGGGCCTTCGAGCGGCTGCTCAACCTCCCCCGTCAGGGCGAGGCCGACTACCTGGGCCGCGCGACCCGGCAGATGGTGGCGAACACACAGAAGGTGCAGGCGAACGCGGCGAAGTACCGCCCCGGCGCGAAGTACCCGGAGGGCCGTTTCGGAACCAATCTTCAGGACGCCGCCCGATTGATCGCCGCCGGAACCGGACAGCGGGTGCTGTACGTCTCCCTGAACGGCTTCGACACCCACGCCGGGCAACGGGCCGATCAGGACGAGTTGCTTGGAACCCTCGCCTCGGGCCTCGCCGCCTTCCAGACCGACCTGGAAACGCAGGGCCTGGCTGACCGGGTGATCGTGATGGGCTTTTCGGAGTTCGGACGCCGGGTGGCCGAGAACGCCAGCGCGGGCACCGACCACGGCCAGGGCAGCGTGATGTTCGCCCTCGGCCAGGGAGTGAGGGGCGGGGTCCACGGCGACAGTCCGGACCTGGAGGACCTGGAGGACGGCGACATCCGTTACAAGCAGGACTTCCGGGGGGTCTACGCGGGGGCGCTGACGACCTGGCTGGGGCTGAACGCGCGGGACATCCTGGGTGGAGACTTCGCGGGGCCGGGATGGATCGCCTGA
- a CDS encoding GNAT family N-acetyltransferase, whose protein sequence is MSLPDPTPTEATLSVRPFQNADAPAVARLVTAGMRGHWTYTVEQFRESADPGRVRLVAVNGDEVVATLHLSPFGSAASDALRPDLAGDPTTFTALYLAALARLPNGFSRLLGVTREDWPETMGFFHAAGSRNAWQSWGAHLDLTRFDPAPFAALEERLFLAGYEVERLGENAPEGDWAALHALHTLGIENAPRHPTTTPDPLTLAELREMVVREEVAFVVRLRGEIVASTRLTPQGREVEIEHTVTARDHRGRGLATVLGAHALGWASEEGYARASTGGAVLNLPMLRVNSRLGYVPEAMWVTWERRL, encoded by the coding sequence GTGAGCCTTCCTGACCCGACGCCGACAGAGGCGACGCTTTCGGTACGCCCCTTCCAGAATGCCGACGCGCCCGCCGTCGCGCGGCTTGTCACCGCCGGAATGCGGGGGCATTGGACGTATACGGTGGAGCAGTTCAGGGAGAGTGCCGACCCTGGCCGTGTGCGGCTCGTCGCTGTAAATGGGGATGAGGTGGTCGCCACCCTCCACCTTTCCCCGTTCGGTTCCGCCGCCTCCGACGCGCTGAGGCCCGATCTGGCGGGAGACCCGACCACCTTCACGGCCCTGTACCTCGCCGCCCTGGCCCGGCTCCCGAACGGCTTCTCCCGGCTCCTCGGCGTGACGCGCGAGGACTGGCCGGAGACGATGGGCTTCTTCCACGCGGCAGGCTCTCGCAACGCCTGGCAGTCGTGGGGCGCGCACCTCGACCTCACGCGCTTTGACCCGGCCCCCTTCGCCGCGCTGGAAGAACGCCTCTTCCTCGCCGGGTACGAGGTGGAGCGGCTGGGGGAGAACGCGCCGGAAGGGGATTGGGCCGCCCTGCACGCCCTCCACACGCTCGGCATCGAGAACGCGCCGCGCCACCCGACGACCACACCCGACCCGCTCACCCTGGCTGAGCTGCGGGAGATGGTCGTGCGTGAGGAGGTCGCCTTCGTGGTCCGCCTCCGGGGCGAGATCGTCGCCAGCACCCGCCTGACGCCACAGGGCCGGGAGGTGGAGATCGAACATACTGTCACCGCCCGCGACCACCGGGGCCGGGGTCTCGCCACCGTTCTGGGGGCGCACGCGCTGGGATGGGCGAGCGAGGAGGGGTATGCACGCGCAAGCACGGGCGGTGCCGTCCTCAACCTCCCCATGCTGCGGGTCAACTCCCGGCTGGGCTACGTCCCCGAGGCGATGTGGGTGACGTGGGAGCGGCGGCTGTGA
- a CDS encoding LptF/LptG family permease produces the protein MKRFERYVLAEILPPLVGALASVIVLVLLTLLEEAIAPLLAKGANPLLVARLVALNVPEAVATALPIALMFAILLGLSRLAADSEIKAALASGVPASRLFRPVLLLAVGVTVLSFALSELLVTRAKVRVQAVQREIVLDNPRVLGLGENGLVLRDALGRAISVGRALPGGELRDLRIVTMQAGAPPREVITARRGRLRPGSNVLELQDGRRVTFQDARPVTVLTFVSGTLPVQDVQASFEGGNGALRPIYLPLSQLIERTNTYRQQSVRSPADFTALHRRFAEPLAALALAFFAVSLAVYTFRSGLNLGLVWALLLSFAYYATWSVFRVMGENGALPPTVAAYAPDLIAVLAGGLLLWRAARR, from the coding sequence CTGAAACGCTTCGAGCGGTACGTCCTCGCCGAGATTCTGCCGCCGCTCGTGGGGGCGCTCGCCAGCGTGATCGTGCTCGTGCTGCTGACGCTGCTGGAGGAGGCCATCGCGCCGCTGCTCGCCAAGGGGGCCAACCCCCTGCTCGTCGCGCGGCTCGTGGCCCTCAACGTGCCGGAGGCGGTCGCCACCGCGCTCCCCATCGCCCTGATGTTCGCCATCCTGCTCGGGCTGTCGCGCCTCGCCGCCGACTCGGAGATCAAGGCGGCGCTGGCGAGCGGGGTGCCCGCGTCGCGGCTGTTCCGGCCCGTGCTGCTCCTCGCAGTGGGGGTCACGGTGCTGTCCTTTGCCCTCAGCGAACTCCTCGTCACCCGCGCGAAGGTGCGTGTGCAGGCCGTCCAGCGCGAGATCGTCCTCGACAACCCGCGCGTCCTGGGGCTGGGGGAGAACGGCCTCGTCCTCCGCGACGCGCTGGGGCGGGCGATCAGCGTGGGGCGGGCGCTGCCGGGCGGCGAGCTGCGCGACCTGCGGATCGTGACGATGCAGGCGGGAGCGCCCCCGCGTGAGGTCATCACGGCGCGGCGTGGGCGGCTGCGCCCCGGCAGCAACGTACTGGAGCTTCAGGACGGGCGGCGCGTCACCTTTCAGGACGCCCGGCCCGTCACGGTGCTCACCTTCGTCAGCGGCACCCTCCCCGTGCAGGACGTTCAGGCGAGCTTCGAGGGAGGGAACGGGGCGCTGAGGCCGATCTACCTTCCCCTCTCACAACTCATCGAGCGCACGAACACCTACCGCCAGCAAAGCGTCCGCTCGCCCGCCGACTTCACCGCCCTGCACCGCCGCTTCGCCGAACCGCTCGCCGCGCTGGCGCTGGCCTTTTTCGCGGTCAGCCTCGCCGTCTACACCTTCCGCAGCGGGCTGAATCTGGGACTGGTGTGGGCGCTGCTTCTCTCTTTCGCGTACTACGCCACATGGAGCGTCTTCCGGGTGATGGGTGAGAACGGGGCGCTGCCGCCCACGGTCGCCGCCTACGCGCCCGACCTGATCGCGGTGCTGGCGGGCGGGCTGCTGCTGTGGCGGGCGGCGCGGCGGTAG
- a CDS encoding LptF/LptG family permease, which yields MPRVPALLIRSVLREVLRWYAAGLALFLILQLADILSTVAGLLLVHDATLGEVLTAVGAYAPTILNRALVLAVPLAVLLAFGRLQSDSELKAMFAAGVRPLALVWPLALPFVLVGAVAYVNAGYVVPAGLERWDRAWYGIYGTVPPPPTQDNYTYAPPGALFYAGRVRNPEGGTVAQLDGVLVQRGAETVTAQTGTWDTGKGTWTLQNAWITRPGEDPRQAKGPLSFPQGDTLAPPPPPANKVSTPELHKRLASGRLTPEQRRDYTFQLAARLADPVTPVVFALAAGALGLFLRNRAAAFAAVLVFLVAFYVLWTTVPQLARAGAVQPVLAAWLPNLVFLLFAGLLAWRLR from the coding sequence ATGCCGCGCGTGCCCGCCCTCCTGATCCGCTCGGTGCTGCGCGAGGTCCTGCGGTGGTACGCGGCGGGGCTGGCGCTCTTTTTAATCCTGCAACTCGCGGACATCCTGAGTACGGTCGCGGGGCTGCTGCTGGTACACGACGCGACCCTCGGGGAGGTCCTGACCGCAGTAGGAGCCTATGCGCCCACCATCCTCAACCGGGCGCTCGTGCTGGCGGTGCCTCTGGCGGTGCTGCTCGCCTTCGGGCGGCTTCAGAGCGACAGTGAACTCAAGGCGATGTTCGCGGCGGGCGTGCGGCCCCTGGCGCTGGTGTGGCCGCTCGCGCTGCCGTTCGTCCTCGTGGGCGCGGTCGCCTACGTGAACGCCGGGTACGTGGTGCCCGCCGGGCTGGAACGCTGGGACCGCGCGTGGTACGGCATCTACGGGACCGTGCCGCCGCCCCCCACTCAGGACAACTACACTTACGCGCCGCCGGGGGCGCTCTTCTACGCGGGCCGGGTCCGCAACCCGGAGGGCGGGACGGTCGCCCAGCTCGACGGCGTGCTCGTTCAGCGCGGCGCGGAGACGGTCACGGCGCAGACGGGCACCTGGGACACCGGGAAGGGCACCTGGACCCTCCAGAACGCCTGGATCACCCGACCCGGCGAGGATCCCCGGCAGGCGAAGGGACCGCTGAGCTTCCCGCAGGGGGACACGCTGGCCCCACCCCCACCGCCCGCGAACAAGGTCAGCACGCCGGAACTCCATAAGCGGCTGGCCTCGGGTCGGCTGACGCCCGAGCAGCGGCGGGACTACACCTTCCAGCTCGCCGCCCGCCTCGCCGATCCCGTGACGCCGGTCGTGTTCGCGCTCGCGGCGGGGGCGCTGGGGCTGTTCCTGCGGAACAGGGCGGCGGCCTTCGCGGCGGTGCTCGTCTTCCTCGTGGCGTTCTACGTGCTGTGGACGACCGTGCCGCAACTCGCGCGGGCGGGGGCCGTCCAGCCCGTGCTCGCGGCGTGGCTGCCCAACCTCGTCTTCCTGCTCTTCGCGGGGCTGCTCGCGTGGAGGTTGCGGTGA